The genomic stretch ctattatgggacgaagagagtagtaAAAATGAACTTTTGTCCTCGAAGTGTCTGACATAATTAAACATCCTAGTAAAAGTAAAACGCATATACGTGCATACTGCATGTAAAAATGTGAGGCTAGATCATCGTCAAGACGGTGGCGTATGACATTCTTCAGTGTAGTAGCATTAAATCCGCCAAACTTTAATTCATAATCACTAGGTACAATACCCAACAACAACGTACACGTATCCACCCCAATAGCTATTTGTGTAAGTCAATTGTGAAAGGATTACAGGATCACCATCGACCCTTAAACCTCATAACACTTCAATATCTTGAAGCGTCACCGTAGCTTCACCAACTGGAAGGTGAATGGTATGTGTCTTAGGACGCCACCTCTCAATCAATGCGCTAATGAGTGAAAAGTCCAGCAACTTGGGCTTGTCACAATTGTACAAGCCACCAAATCCCTTCCGTTCTATATGCCCCAATACTCGCTCATGCATTGGAGCTTGAACAATATTATTATCCAATTTGCGACATTGGATATTGCAGCCTCTTTCCCAAAAAATATCCCTATCGAGATGTGATGCGGTTGCAAGTATAACTTGCTTGGGTCTTTAGGACCGCAATACAAAGGACTCTCCTCATCTGATGACGCCATTATAGTTTCTAATAATATCAGTCTGAAAAATGAAAGCAATTGCAACATTAATATCACCTGCCACCTTACTTTGAGTGAAACAATAAAATTGGCTCTGCAAatgttaatttaattacattacACACATTGGATAATTTGGCAATATAACATACTGTTTATCAATTGAATAAATTGGCTAATGTTTcacattttattcttttttgcTAGAACTGTGGTTGATAGTCAGTAATCACTCTCACTGTTTTTTTcttaaaatcacaaaaaaaagttttaatGGTTGTTCATCACTTATAAATTTACAATGATAAGTGGAAGACAAACTCAATGAAATGACGCTCAAAGTTTAAGTGAAGTGCTAAAATTGGGTGAAATGCTTGTGTGctatgaaattataaaattgaaataaagacTTACTCctagacatgcacaaaccgaatcggcccggcggttcggaaccgccggttcatgaaccggaaccggcaccggcaccggcggttcaagcgggccggttcaggttctgGAAAATGACGAACCGTAACCGACGGTTCAACGGTCCCAACGGGCAGATTCCGTCTAGAGCGTAGGGTTGCAGGCGaggtgtgcagaaaaaccggcggttttcgttctgacgaaaaccgccggtttccgacaGTTCCGGTGCTTATTCAGGTGGCAGAGCGTAGGTGGTAGTGTATAGGCCTGCAAACCGGTTAGAAAACGTCGGTTTTCAGCCGGAAACCAccggtttccgtcagaaacAGTGACTGAACCGCTGGTTTAGGCGGTAATCCgaccgaatttgaaatttgaatattttttttatttcttccaattttactcctataaataccttaCTTCCCCCATCATTTATACTttccccattcttgtgttaacaaggatttccttctctcaatctcaatttctcttttctctcataattctctctaattgctcaagttgtttactagttactacttactactatatttattattgcattcgtaatttaccatttattcaatactccatattccatactactttcattttgcgtcatgtcttcttctcgtggtggaccgggacgtggtgatcggggcaaaggaattgcccaagatcaaagtagtcgtccctcaaaatcaaggcgacctagtcttcgagaagttatggaagaggtttcccgagtggcggctgaacgcatgaaagtaagttctaaaaaataaaattatttgtacaattcataatttcataagattgagttttttttttactttttttgtgttcctaattaaaacttcaacttatataatatttatagatagaagaagatcataggatgaccatgctactcgctgaaatgcatcaaggtggggagaggggcggtggtagttcccaacaacaagatgacgagtacgacgtgtctatatcgtcggactcggacaacaatgatgatagatctcattcttgtattccgtctagcaccgacggaaatgaggacatgtctcctccccctccacccactaacactacaaaagctttaaaatctgatatttttgttaaacactacaagaaggtcccggtggtgattccaagtcctcatgatccgcactctcaagaagagacatcggcatttcatgcatattgtaactactgtgataaagtctacaaatttgtgagtggtgggggatatggcaccctccgtcgtcatttggtgacaaagcatccggtagaatgtggcactacctctacccaaacccaactaaacttctaACCCGatggctcaggttcgtcaggtacgcctctttttaaatatgatcaaaatttTTTTGCTaacgttatgactagatgggctgcaatgaagcattttccttttgatgtttatgatgacaaaaaatttgaggttactatgcaaagtggtttgaacgtagctatcaaaagagtaggtcaaatgaccgttcaacgatctaccattagacaatgtttggagaaaaaagttgaattatcacgttatttactaaacttgggacacaaagtgaacatttgttCAGATGTATGaactgattgttttaaccggcattcatacatgggcattgcggttcactttgtggacaatagttggactttgaacaaacgtttaattggttttagagaatttgagacaccacacactgcacccgaaattgattctttaattattcaaattttgaatgaatttcaattatgcaataagatattttctgttggttttgataatgcaactgctaacactgcaagtattaatgacttgatGGCGGCTTGTGCTCCAgttattggaggtaagtattttcatcaaagatgcacatgtcataatttgaatttatgtgtacaagatgcgcttgaattatggtaaaagcatgttagtcctattagaactacAGTTAcattaatccatcaaaaaccaCCTATTtgcaaagcttggaagaagtattgccatcaaaagaatgtaggatatacgaattttaccatggatgtgtctcatagatggaattcgacatatgattgtctgaattctactttgatgcataaagattctttgtgtgatttttttagaacctatctcgttcatgatttatatctttcgcatagttgttgggatcatagcgtggctttatttaaattgttcaaatatttcaaaaatgcaactattgaattatcgggtgtttattattgcactgttgttcgtgttttagagcattgcatgtatatatcacttggttttaaaactgcaatgaaaaatgcttactcttcacctgaattgatgtgtgttttatattatatgattgagaaatggcttaagtatttcagtgagattccaacggtgtttttgattgcaaaggtcttggatccaaaatggaaattagtcggtacctccaagattttagatttttattataacaatttgagttctattgatcttggtccacttaaagcattgcaatcggataccagtgacgaattcaGAGTAGACCTCTCAGATACATTAAAATTAACCTCCCGAACcggtcaattatccaacaaaccttctagtttaacttgcgtgctctctacaccgaatatgaaaccaagtataacagtacctaccaagtcagaagacctccccctcctcaacaacataactttggcttcgcatttcaagccgattatgatgaccccaacgcgcaatcccaattagccgacctatacagctacagcaccggcggaaggtcctcgggtatggtaagtgagttagatttatatttcgattcactcttttcctttggtgatgaaggtcatACTCTTCCCGCCCAAATCGaggtcctcgattggtggggaacacacgagaaagattttcacatacttgcgtcaatggccaaggagattttttctgttccggcttccactgtcgccgtcgagtccgcttttagtgttggctcgcgtgtgttggatgaatcaagaagtaagctctccgcgaaaaatatggaagtcgtgacgttacttgatgattgggccaaagctgacgtcagagaacaagaaaatgattgagatgatcgtcaggagggatcacaataagaattcaccggggatgaatcgtaggccaaccgtcaaccgccggccaagccaaataggtaagtaaggtaagagaactatgtgggctttgattccctaatgcaaatgagcattggggatacgtaggcacctcaacttagattttaaatttaagtttagctcaagtcctttttcctttattttttttccccatttgtttctactttaaaaatatgcaaatacaattaaataattgtatttgtatatactctagtcgatgaaatagatttctctataagtcTAAATGAGgaaaacttttgacaattctactataattgttgattgttagacaaaactcaacatttaaagttgaattgctaaaggtgtcctcaatttagttatgtagaaagatctccttcaccgactaagagtatatatacttataaatttattgttcagaacttctaagtcttttttgtaatttgtaattagcttcgttgttgacTAGAAGTcacgttgtatttaaatttttgtttaagacttcaagacctcaaggtttttgtgatttgtaattgttgtaacttgtaatctcaataaaattgcaactttcatcttgtttttttgaattttatttacgcacatttcatagataaacaaataaaaaaatacaaaaaataaataaaaattggcgaaccgccgaaccggcccagaaccggcggttcaggctaaaaaccggcggttttgaaccgccccataaaccggcagtttttttgaaccgaaaccggaatcgtcgggacccttggcgggccggttccggttcatgggaatgatgaaccgtgaaccgccggttcatgaaccggaaccgccggtttccgacccgtgtgcatgcctacttACTCCAATCGAAAATTAACGGCAGCAACGTGGGCATTGGCTTTGTTAATAAAATAAGTACGCTTGTGGCATTTGGCTTAATTTCgctattatttttcatttgtgaAATGTATCTTTTTAGGGcttcattttatttatgtacttttttttaatctctatCATATAGTATCAGTTTTTTTACTACTCCTTTCGTTCTAATTAAAATGACACACTTTCTTTTTACGTTTTTCCAATtaagatgacatatttctattttttataactttttctctccaattaataacCAAATGCAAAATGTAACACCCCATACGATATTAGTGACcgatcaaattttaaaatttcacaaTTCTAATACGATAACGAGATATATTAATCAAGACCATTtcaaaaacatttcatatttaCAATTCGATCCATAATTATCTTTAAGTTAGATTTGGATGTCACACAACATAGAGCCTCAATTATTTTCATGTAATAAATGTCAAATATTCTCATCAACATCAAAGTAGTTTCTAGCATCAATAACATCAACAACATCATACTCCATTtggtccagagcctttgtcctagcggcaaggagcttagatattattgcatgaggtgccgagttcgagctctcttgacatcagttgtaatttcttcttatagtataggagtttatttgtaatttcctcatctatagtatatgagtttatttgtaatttcctcccttatatatgagtttatttaaaaaaaacatcaaaacatCATACTCCATTTGCACTACCACATTTACCTTACTATCATCAACAAAAACCTTATTAACCTCAATAATACTATCATGTACTATCACATTTACCATAAGTAACCATATTACTCGATCTCAAATCATAAAATAACCTTATTAACCTCAATAATACTATCATGTACTCAGTGGTGGAGCCAGAGATTTCATAATGGGGGGTCcaaaattaaacttcaaaaaaaattacataaattaaattataagtaGATAACAAATAATCAAGCTTTCTCAAGTGAGTTGCAGTTGTATCACTAACATGAACAACACCAAGAAAACGTTCTATAACACATCCATTCTTGTCCACATATCGCACCACAACACCCATTTGCTCTTTGACAGATACATCTCGACACTCATCAACTAATATGGAGAAAAATTCACTTCTCATATCATGTACAATAGCTTTCGTTGTCTCAACAACAAATGCATTTATAATATCTCTCTGAATATCTGGTGATGTAAGTTTGAGATTGTCTGGAGCATTTTTTAGCACAACACTAGCTATCTCTTCATTGCAAGAAGAAATAACTTTCAAGAACTCAAGAAAATTACCTTGATTTAATGATTCTTCTGACTCATCATGACCGCGGAAAGGCAATCCTTGCATTATAAGATAACGAAGAGAAATAATCGTTGCATTTAATTGCAGGCGGTAGTCAAGCTTAGACTGTGTTGACTGTTTTGCCAAAGAGACCTCAATGTGTTGGGCTTGATTCATCAAATCCTCACATGCTAATCTGCACCTGTTATGAGCACTTTTATGGTTTCCAACATGATCTCTTAATCTTTCTTTCTTGCGCCAGACCGTAAATCCCCCTGATACAAAAGCATCTTGTCCATTTCCGTGGAGTCTTGAAAAAAGATagcaatataaacaaaaagCTGCTTCCTTTGTAACACTATATTCCAACCAATCCTTAAATTCATCAAACCAATGTGAGACAaatttacgttttcgatttccaTCTACTGTAGGACAAAAATCATGATTACGTGGTTGACACGGACCTTTAAGTAAGTAAGCTCTGCGAACTTGTTCTATTAAATTTGGTGGATAACTCATTATATCAGGTCGTTCTCCTGGATCACTTGGaagattctctaaatcaaccttacttttatcttcattcgataattcttgaggttgaagaagtgaaggttcaactgatgaagaatcaACGGAAGAAAGTTTCTTGAAATAACAATCCATATACCTACAAAAATAGTCAACACTGattaagttcaaaatatttgatattttctgtatgcaaaactattaacacacacatcaaataaagaattggagttataaaattccaactacagaACCACCGTGGTCCGTAGCCTTTGAATTACATAAGCTATCTTCTTTCTCcccctttgaattattattgcagccaaacaaaaaaacaacctatgtagaaaaattaattgaattatatttgagttttgaatatacctagttctagtttaccagatttcagacttggaacgacagaatgaatacgctaaattcagacttggattggaacggcagaatgaatacgctaaattaagaggcacgattcatatatattttgctgaaacctatctctaatattatatttattataaattataattattgtgaaattactaaaatacccctaagTTTTTTAAGAATTAGTGGGGGGACCATGGGCCCCCCTGGCCCCACCCTCCCTCCGCCCCTGCATGTACTATCACATATTACTCGATCTCAAATCATAAATACACAGACAATCTACTAACGATAACCCATATAGGGTGCCGATAACCATATCTTTAAACAACACTCCAAATTATGACATATTATTTCTATATTATTATCAACCATGCATATTTCAACTGAGGCAATTACTATCACATAATTTATAACTATCCATTAATCATTACCGTAACCATTTTTTATTCATGATATCATTCCACCTTTAGTAAATCTGACGAGTTTCCAAAATATGCCGAACCAATATAATaaacattaataaaatcataacaTATTACAAGATAACCGAAGATTACATATTTTTCATTAGATTATTGAAATAAAACTTATAACCATTATTTATAACCCACATAATTTTCAGTTATTTCTAGtactcaatatatatatatatatatatatagggatgtattcatttccttttcctatatttcctcatttttcctttttaatctcaaCCCTTAAATACGTTAATCGGATGGTTGAAAAAATTACTGATtccatttaaatttaattaagtgAAAATCGATTAAGGGTAGATTTGGTAGAGATTTACTTGTTAGTTATGGAAATTCCATGATTCTCTCATTGGCAAATATTACGGTTTTTTTACTTCTCTCCCCTCGAAGAAGGACGACACGGCGCAGGCGTATATGATTATGCATCGCTAGTTTTTTGCAAGGTTTCAATTATCACACATCTCAATTCTATCGTTAATCAGTCCTCGGCAGTCAGAGGTTGGTCTtaatcaatggaagaaggtaaattACGAATCAGCCTGACTTTGTTTATGCTTCGGATGCTTCAGTACAAGTTGTAGCAGTTTGATTATCTGATTTTTAATCACCAATTAAAGCGTCTTTTGTGTTGCCATGGTATAACATTACTGCTTGCTGTCAAAACTTTGTCCATGGATTCGCTTGCGTCATATGTACAGTATTATGTTGAAACGAAGCATGTAATGCACATATTGACGAAATGTAATGAACTTAGTTACCTATATAATGCATCATTCGTGAGCGGCAATGTTGCCGGTAAAATGATTTTGTCGGGTTTGCGATTTGTGGCGCACGTagcttgtttcccctaagggtttgataaacctaggggctagggtgtagtatgtaacCATTAATAACAATGTTTAACAAATCTTTGTGTTTGACGTACAACTATTTTACGTAAGCTCTTAAAAGTAATGCATAAACGGAATATACGTAATGCTCTATTCCGTATCTATGATGCATAATATTTTACCTTTAATGATATTACGTAAGTTTGTAAAAGTAATGCTTAAAGTGATTATACTTAATGCTCTATTCTGTATGTATAATGCATACCCATATTACGTAAGTCCGTACAAGTAATGCATAATGTGTATATACGTAATGCTCTGTACTGtatgtataatgcataatattttatttgcaatgtGTATGTTGTACGAATCAAGATAGGTATGATTTTATGTCTCGTTTCCCAGTGCGTAAATATCGGTTGTTAGCTTTTAATTATAGCatacgtttcttgttttccccaaaGGGTTTAATAATGGTAGGGGGTAGGGTATAGTATGTTCAAATAAAAAACGACGTGTTTAATAGCGTGTGTTATACGTATGCATAACTCACGTGTTTGTCCAACTGAATAATTTGACATACTGAATACGTGCAAAATCGTGCATTACTTGTCAGCATATTATATTGCGAAGTTGTTATTTTATGCTGACCCCTTTTTTTCCAATTGTGTACAGTGGTTGTTGTACCTGAATGTCCTCCTGAGGTGAAGCCTGTAGTAGGTCAGAAATTCCAATCATTGGATTTTGCTTTCGCTTTCTACGACGTGTATGCCCGCGCAGTTGGCTTTGATACGCGGAAACAAGCTATGAGGAAGGTTGAAGATGTCACCATCTGGTATCAagttgtatgcaatagggaaggaaggaagaagggcGAAGCGGATGACCAGTTGAATGCCCGTTCTGGTTTCACAATCAAGCGTAGGAAGTTATCTAAGCGGTGTGGTTGTACAGCTAGTATATCCTTCAGGTTTTTCTCGGAAGATTGCTCGTCATGATACATAATTCAGGAGTTCAATGAACCATCCTATGGTTGAGACGGAACATCAGAGATTCATGTCAAGTAATCGCAAGTTGGATGATGTACATCACAAATTTATTCTAGACTGTTCAAGGGCGAATATAGGACCCACGCTTACATTTAAGGTATTGAAGGAGATTCTCGGTGGGTTTGACCTGGCTGGTTGCACTGTTGGGGACATCAGGAATGCCTCACGGGACATCAAAGCATATGCACAAGGATTTGATGTACAAATGGTGTTGGATGACATGGCTAGGAAGAAGGAGATGTCCGAGGCTTTCACCTATCACTACGAAGTTAACGAATCTGACCAGTTGGTTGCTCTGTTTTGGTGCGATGGTGTGATGAAGAGAAATTACCACATGTTTGGTGACATTGTGTCCTTCGACTCCACGTACAACACAAATAGGTACCAACTACATACTGTGTTGTTTAAGTTATATTCTATTAATCTTTTTTATACTGTGTGCATTATTCCTGAATGTTACTGCATTACGCACTAACGTAAGTTGCATTATGATGCGATTACGCCTATGCCGACCGATTTTTGTCATGTTCGCAGGTACTGTATGATCTTCACGCCTTTCACTAGAAAGGATAATCATGGTAGTCCTGTGACATTTGCGGCCGGGTTGGTGTGTAGCGAGAAAACAGGGGCATTTGCTTGGCTGTTCAGACATTTTATACATTGTATGGGTGTAGCACCCAGGATGATTGTGACAGATCAAGATTTGGGTATGCGATCAGCTATTGAAGAGGTCCTAGTCGGCACACGTCACCGTTGGTGTATGTGGCATATAATGCATAAATTGGCAGTCAAGGTACCAAACAGATTATTGCGGGATGACGATTTCAAAAAGGAGTTTAACGCTTGTGTGTGGTCGGACCTGTTAGAGCCGGACGAATTCGAGGAGGAGTGGAATAGATTGGTCAAACATCATCAGCTTGAGGACATCGACTGGTTCAACACACTGTACGCATATAGGAAGTACTGGATACCGGCGTACTTTAGGGATTTTCCTATGGGTTCCATGATTCGGACTACGTCCATATCTGAATCAGAGAACAGTTTCTACAAAAATTTTCTGAAGCCCCGAGCAAACATAGCCGAATTCTACCTGAATTTCAACCACGCCATTGAATTCCAGCGGAACAGTAGAACAGCTTTGGACTACCACGATGCCACTTCCATACCCATACTCGCAACTACTCTGCCGTTCGAGAAACATGGTTCCACTTTGTTTACCGACAGTATGTTCAGGAAAATACAAGAAGAAATTGTGGAAGGTAATGACAGATGTCGTGTGCTGAGTTTTATGTCAGGAGAAACTGTTGACACATACAATCTTGGCGATAGCAAGCGCAATGCATATTCTGTTCGTCATGACAAGACGGATGATTCTTACTCGTGTGAATGCAAGCTTTTTGGTCGGCATGGTTATTTGTGtagtcatatttttttcttgtttcgGAACAATGTGGTGAAAAAAATCCCGGATAAATACTGTGAAAGCCGATGGATGAAGACTCCCTTAGCCAAGGCTGTACACGGGGAGTTTCAGGATCGCTTGCTGACCTACTCATCCTCTGACAATAGGCAAACTGTGTCAAAGCAAGCGATTTCGATGTTTTATGGTTTTCTTAGACAGTTTGAGACCGACGTCGATGCCTTACGTGCATTTGTTGCTGGCGTCGAAGACCTTGGCAACTCTATTCAAACTGGTACTTCGGTAACCTCAGTCGCTGAGAAGAGGCGTATGGTTGAAGAGTTTTACGGCATGGTAAGGCCTGAAACTGTTGCAGTGCATCCTCCCGATGTCGTGAAGACGAAAGGTTACGCCAGCAGCTCGGCTAGCTGTCTGATTTcaaagagagagaaggctataAAGGATACGACTAGGCCTCCTAGACGGTGTAAGGGTTGCGATGAGGTGGGTCATCACGACTCCAGGAACTGTCCTGTGCTTAAAGAGATGAGGACGGAGAAAGTTGCCCGCAAGGGGAAAAATCCAGCTTGAATCATATCTTATAAAAATATGCTGCATTGGTCGTTCTTTTGGtcaattctttatttttagtaGAATGGTTGTCATAGAATCCCTTGGTGTAATTGGTTTGTGGGAATAATTTCGCGGTTTTTAGAGGATTAAACATCTGTTCCTAACACTATTAATGAGCATTACTTTAACACAAGCGTTAAATGTCTCATACATTTGGCGGTTTCCATTAACCATTACAAAATTTTACTGAACCTATATATACATTTGATCCGTTGTAAATGTACGTTTTAAATTAGTAGGTGTGCAATTTACGCATGCATTATTTAGAAGTGCCATTGCATTACACACCACGATTGttgcattatttttataaaatacacaaacaactATTGTAATGCATAATCGAACACGAATAGTTACATTATATGCATATATGATGCACATACAATTGAGGCGTACTATATATACGTTATAAATTAGTAGGTGTGCAATAAACGAATGCATTATTTAGTGGAGGCGATAGCATTACGCACAACGATTGTTGCTTTATTTG from Salvia splendens isolate huo1 chromosome 15, SspV2, whole genome shotgun sequence encodes the following:
- the LOC121766789 gene encoding protein FAR1-RELATED SEQUENCE 5-like — translated: MAACAPVIGVVVVPECPPEVKPVVGQKFQSLDFAFAFYDVYARAVGFDTRKQAMRKVEDVTIWYQVVCNREGRKKGEADDQLNARSGFTIKRRKLSKRSSMNHPMVETEHQRFMSSNRKLDDVHHKFILDCSRANIGPTLTFKVLKEILGGFDLAGCTVGDIRNASRDIKAYAQGFDVQMVLDDMARKKEMSEAFTYHYEVNESDQLVALFWCDGVMKRNYHMFGDIVSFDSTYNTNRYCMIFTPFTRKDNHGSPVTFAAGLVCSEKTGAFAWLFRHFIHCMGVAPRMIVTDQDLGMRSAIEEVLVGTRHRWCMWHIMHKLAVKVPNRLLRDDDFKKEFNACVWSDLLEPDEFEEEWNRLVKHHQLEDIDWFNTLYAYRKYWIPAYFRDFPMGSMIRTTSISESENSFYKNFLKPRANIAEFYLNFNHAIEFQRNSRTALDYHDATSIPILATTLPFEKHGSTLFTDSMFRKIQEEIVEGNDRCRVLSFMSGETVDTYNLGDSKRNAYSVRHDKTDDSYSCECKLFGRHGYLCSHIFFLFRNNVVKKIPDKYCESRWMKTPLAKAVHGEFQDRLLTYSSSDNRQTVSKQAISMFYGFLRQFETDVDALRAFVAGVEDLGNSIQTGTSVTSVAEKRRMVEEFYGMVRPETVAVHPPDVVKTKGYASSSASCLISKREKAIKDTTRPPRRCKGCDEVGHHDSRNCPVLKEMRTEKVARKGKNPA